The Triticum urartu cultivar G1812 chromosome 5, Tu2.1, whole genome shotgun sequence genome contains the following window.
aggtatgGATTATTGGCCATGGACTTTTATACTTTTCAGTTCCTCCCCACATACAATATTTGTTTGGTTAAATTGGCTCTGTCACCATGATGGAATTCGATCGATTAATGCTGTCAACGTTTTTCCCTTTCACAGAAAGAATGCAGAAGATGCATTGCAAGGGCTAAACGGGAGCACCATCGGGAAACAGACCGTGCGCCTTTCATGGGGTCGCAATCCAGCAAACAAGCAGGTACTGTCATATGCTCATGTTGCCTTCCCTCCCTCCTTAAACAGTAAAATTGTGCAGCCAACATAACCCAAGAACCTGACGCTACTGCATCTCTTCTTTGCAGTTGAGGAGTGACAACGGCAACCAGTGGAACAATGGGATGTACTACGCGCCCTCGCCGTTCTACAATGGGTACGGCTACCCCGCGGCACCGTTCCCTGACCCGGGCATGTACGCTGCTGCCTACGGCGCGTACCCGGTCTACGGGAACCAGCAACAGGTCAGCTGAAGATAGGAGGTTGACACGCCCATCGCACGACAACCGGAGGCGCGCACGCAGTAGCTGTAGCTCTTGCTAGGGAAAGAAGGTAGACGACGACGGCTTCTTAGGTGAGCTAGATGTAGTGACTGGTCATGTAAAGTACATTACTACTATTACGAAGAACTAGCACCACTAAGACACCTAAAATGACTCGATCGCCATGGTCGTCTAGCTGGATTGTTCTAGGAAAAAAGAAGTTTTGGCCTAGAGCTGCAATATTAAGGTAGAACAATAATCTATTCAATATCTTCTGTGCGGTTTCTGATCGATTTGGCTTTTTTGGTGTTTGATTTCGAACTGATGTTGAGCTGAGCAAGTAGGGCTAGCTGCTAGAATATTTTGCAAACAATCAATAGCTCATCCTAGCTAGCAATTTCGTCACATAAATCGTTAGATAATTAGACTTCGCGAAGTCTAAGTCAACTGACGTCATATGTAAATTGATCCCATGTTTAACTCTGTTCGCGTGTGTGGAGTTCGGTTTTCGTGTTCGTTCTGCGTTGGCCTGCGTTGGCTTGCCACATGGGCTGGTGTTGGGCTGTATTGTCATCGTCCAGTTGTTGTGCatgtgtttttttttctttctttatttgtGCTTGCTTTTTACTAGATTGCTAGAAGATTGTTCCGTTTGGTGTATTGCTGCACAGTACATTGTAGCTCTTAATTTTGTCGCTAGATTTTTTAATGCTCTCCTTCTTTTCGTGTCATCTTgttatttttttccttttatcATTTCTTTCAAAAATTATTTTGTATTTTTAAATGACAAAAACAATCTTTAatgtaaaaaaatagaaaaacaaacAAAATTAAAAGAAGAAGACAATTTAATTATCTGTGACCGATAGATAAGCAACTATATGCAGCCGACTAATGTGTAATTGGGTATCAATATTATTTTGAAAGGTGAAAAGTAAGTTGCATGGGAACCACATGTAATTGTGTGCGATCGAGGACATGCAATTGCATGTGGCCGACATGTGTGCGACTGGGTAGACGGACAAGTGCATGTGGCTGACGTGTGTGCCACCTAATTGCAAATATTTTGAAAAAGGAAAAACAATTAAATTGGCTGACAAATATTTAAAAAGTGGAAAAAATAGTTTTCACATGGACGACGGACATGCAATTGCGGTTGGCTAACGAATATGCAACTTCCCTCCTCCCTAACAAAACAGAGTTGCACTCGCCTCAAAGACATATAATTGCAGTCGGGTAAAACTTGCAGTTGCATGCCTAGTAGAAAACTGCAATTGCCTCCCTTCCCGCGAACAAAACACCACTGAGTTGCAGTTGCAATCAGAAGGCACATTTGCAGTTGCGTGTTTGTTGGAAGACATGCAATTGCACTCGGGGCAATGCTTGCAGTTGCGTGCCTAGTAGCATACTGCAACTTTTCCCCCTATGACAAAACACCATTGAGTTGCGGTTGCAGCCAGGGGACACACTCGCAGCTGCGTGCCTATTGAAAGACATGCAACCTATCTCCCTTTCTGATAAAACAACACGGAGTTGCAGCCGCGTTGAAGACATGCAGTTGCAGTCGAGGGTGACACTTGCAATTGCGTGACTAGTAGGAGACATGCAACTATCTCACTCCCGTGGAACAAAAAATGAGTTGCAATTACAGTTAGTGGCCCACTTGCACTTGCGTGCCTATTGGCAGACATGCAACTGCCCTCCTCCCCCAAAAAACAACAAAGAGTTACAATCGGAGGCGACACTTGCAGTTGCGTGCCTAGTAGCAAACATGCAACTGCCCCTCCCCTGGAACAAAAACAAATTGAGTTGCGGTTGCAGTCGCGGGGCACACTTGCAGTTGCGTGCCTATTGGAAGCCATGCAACTCGCCTCCCTTCTCGATAAAACAACACAGAATTGCAGCCGCGTTGAAGACATGTAGTTGCAGTCGTGGACGACAACTGCAGTTGTGTGACTAATAACAGCCATGCAACTGCCCCGCTTCCATGAAACAAAACATCATTGAGTTGCAGCTGCAGTTAGCGAAGACACTTGCAATTGCATGCCTATTGGTAGACATGCAACTTCCCTCCTTCCAACAAACCAATACAGAGTCACGGCAAAAGGGGACACTTGCAGTTGCGTGCCTAGTGGCAAACATGCTGCTGCCCCCTCCCTTGGACAAAACAGCATTGAGTCCCCCCCCCTCTCGGTAAAAAAAAACACAGAGTTGCAGCCGCGTTGAAGAGACACAGTTGCAGTCGGAGGCGGCACTTGAAGTTGCGTCACTAGTAGCAGGCATACAACTACCCCACTTCAATAAAACAAAACATCAATGAGTTGCAGTTGCAGTTAGGTGAGACACTTGCAGATGCATGTAGGGTATAATAGCACAGTTGCACATCCAGGGCAAACATGCAACTAGGTGGCAAATAAAAAACAATTTATACAATaaaaaatcaaaacaaaagataataataaataaaagaaaaaaatagaaaggaaAAATATAGAAGGAAAAATGTAGAAAAGGGAAAATAGGAAAGAAAATTACCGTCAACAAAaacaaaatgcaaaaataaaaataataacaAATTTGGTTGCACACATGTGAAAAACATGCAACTACATGCATCCATCTcatcttcaacaggaggtaatgTTTTTCGTAGAAAAAAATCAGCATAGTTGCACACATACGACGAGTGACCAACGGTTGTGCAAAATGAATTAAAAATAAACCAGGGAAACACTAAATAATAAATATACCTATTTTTATGTGGAAAAAATATAAATATGTCGACCGGCCACCTATGCACCTAGCCTCTAGCACCCTTAGTTGCACACATGTTTTACACTTGGTGGTTGCGTGTGGGAGACTGGCGTACCACTTGATGACGAGTTTGAAAAGAAGGACGCCCTTAATTAGAAAATGAAAAAAATCAAACCCAAAACACACAGAAATAAGAGCAAAAAAGGGAAAGGATAAATTAACAAGAAAATGGAAAATGAACATAAAAAACAAAAAGGACATGaacataaaaaggaaaaaaataaaaattgacATGAACATTGAAAAAGGACAAAAAATGACCCACTAAGTGTCGGAGGAGAGTCTCTACAAGAACATAAAAAAGGACAAAATAAGAAACAACAATGAAAAGGGAAAATGAAAACGTCCTGTTCTTTTTTACAACTTGCCTTATCAATTAGAAATAGTAAGAATGCCTAGTTTGATCTTGAGTGGAACACTAATAAAACTAAAATGAACCACCAAACAGAATAAACAACGTATAGATTAACTTTTTTAAGAAAAATGTATGGCTCGGACACAAGATCTCTTACACATCCAGGAAAAAGGCCAATAGACAAGAGACCCTCCCTCACGCTCAGTTCATGGTGCATCCGTGCCCAACACGggaaaaaaaataaacaaaacaaaaaaacaccATAATGGGCCGATACTACATGGGAAAAGCAGTGCTGACGAATCCTAAAGCAATGTTTTGATCCAACAGCTGACTCATCTACAAGTCTCAATCGACTGAGATTTAGCAGCCCCCTTAGTGGAACGCTTGACGATAATTTTGGCCTCGGAAAGACAGTTGAACGTATTTTCTAGCTAGTTCGACAAGATTTCCTTTTCCTCATTGTGCTCTATCAAATATTAGTACAATTATTATGAAGCTAATGTTAGAATCGACATTTAGTAGTAGCCCGCCTCCTATTGGAGACCTGACGTTTAAGAGTTTGTAATCAGTATTAAAGGCAATGacatattacatgcatgattacaTGGCTGCATCCTTGACGACACGCAGTGTGTGGTTCTTAAGCATTTCATGAACGCAATTTCTAGTTGATTGGTTCACATGTCATAGCGCGGTGAAAGTGTTTCATTGAGGAAGGCACTGATCAACACCAGAGCTCGCTCGGGCTGGTAGGCAGGAACCATGTGCCCCGCACCCCTGACGGTCACAAACACCAGCCCACAATTGTACCCCTGAATGTACCCTCCAGCCTGCAACAAAGCAGAGCAGCATTGTCACAAAGTGATAATCTCCACTGACAACTGCAACGTTAGCGCTCAGTCTACCTCGTTGTTTACTGTCCATGGGCGCCATGGCT
Protein-coding sequences here:
- the LOC125507102 gene encoding serine carboxypeptidase 1-like; translated protein: MEHNLPVWLYSFSYFTGDFDSVCPFTAMRYTLHALGLDVTEPWRPWTVNNEAGGYIQGYNCGLVFVTVRGAGHMVPAYQPERALVLISAFLNETLSPRYDM